A stretch of the Methylacidiphilum caldifontis genome encodes the following:
- a CDS encoding class I SAM-dependent methyltransferase — MKIVYLDKDTKELAQRYDQLSDSQFAHGLRMIELLGIKPADCVLDIGCGTGKLTSYVSDITGPKGKVIGIDPLASRIEIAKKRAKANLFFEVGGSDDLYRFADQSFDCVYLNSVFHWIEKKEDTLREIKRILKKNGKLGLTTGDKDQKNPIRLIIENAIIKILGYKPQEEVFSPFSLSSQDIKRTIERSGLSITLFQINEDSFYSDSAEQILEFFLSSSFGNFLSQIPQEYKPQITEEIKKGLERLRTPKGIERKHSVVTVICKKP, encoded by the coding sequence ATGAAAATTGTTTATTTGGATAAGGATACAAAAGAGCTAGCTCAAAGATATGACCAGTTGAGTGATTCACAATTTGCCCATGGTCTAAGAATGATCGAGCTATTAGGAATTAAGCCAGCTGACTGTGTATTAGACATTGGTTGTGGCACCGGTAAACTGACCTCGTATGTCTCGGATATAACGGGGCCAAAAGGAAAGGTCATAGGCATAGATCCTCTTGCAAGTCGGATAGAAATTGCAAAAAAAAGAGCAAAAGCAAACCTTTTTTTTGAGGTCGGGGGGTCAGATGACCTGTATAGATTTGCTGATCAATCTTTTGATTGTGTTTATCTCAATAGTGTTTTCCATTGGATTGAAAAAAAAGAAGATACACTGAGAGAAATAAAAAGGATTCTTAAAAAAAATGGAAAACTTGGCCTGACTACCGGAGATAAAGATCAAAAAAATCCAATCCGTTTAATCATCGAAAATGCAATCATAAAAATTCTTGGATATAAGCCTCAAGAAGAAGTCTTTTCTCCATTTTCCTTAAGTTCCCAGGACATAAAAAGAACAATTGAAAGAAGCGGTTTGTCCATAACCCTGTTCCAGATAAACGAAGATTCTTTTTATTCTGATTCTGCTGAACAGATTCTGGAATTTTTTCTTTCAAGTAGCTTCGGCAATTTTCTTTCTCAAATCCCTCAAGAGTATAAACCTCAAATTACCGAAGAGATTAAAAAGGGGCTTGAAAGACTAAGAACTCCTAAAGGCATTGAGCGAAAACATAGCGTAGTGACAGTCATCTGTAAAAAACCATAA
- a CDS encoding superoxide dismutase produces the protein MAEHLSLKLIVDQSDTFLKKFESGIGKLSSKTLANHVSLYKNLLEEANTLAKEYTQYMGRWLSSAPAEELSKNENIISNIGEWFSLYGRIASHELYFNCLRKNGSCEGKIKELIEANFGSIQNFKLDIKLKALHASGWVWTVLDHYSGKIFNIPANREDAFPFSGMSTLIAIDLAEHAYEPDFGQDKEGYIEEFFNVIDWEEIEKNLPIM, from the coding sequence ATGGCTGAGCATTTATCCTTAAAACTCATAGTTGATCAATCCGATACGTTTTTAAAAAAGTTTGAAAGCGGTATTGGTAAACTATCCTCAAAGACTTTGGCAAACCACGTCAGTTTATACAAAAATCTTCTAGAAGAAGCCAATACGTTGGCAAAGGAATACACCCAATACATGGGTCGATGGCTATCTTCTGCACCCGCTGAAGAACTTTCCAAAAACGAGAATATCATCTCCAACATTGGAGAATGGTTCTCACTCTACGGAAGGATTGCTAGCCATGAGCTCTATTTTAATTGCTTGCGTAAAAATGGCAGTTGCGAAGGAAAAATAAAGGAACTCATAGAAGCAAACTTTGGTTCAATCCAAAACTTCAAATTAGACATTAAACTCAAAGCCTTGCATGCTTCAGGATGGGTTTGGACAGTTTTAGATCACTATTCGGGTAAAATTTTTAATATTCCGGCTAACAGAGAAGATGCTTTCCCTTTTTCAGGAATGAGCACCCTCATAGCTATTGATCTTGCCGAACATGCTTATGAACCAGACTTTGGTCAAGATAAAGAAGGCTACATTGAAGAATTTTTTAACGTGATTGATTGGGAAGAAATAGAAAAAAATCTACCCATAATGTAA
- the recN gene encoding DNA repair protein RecN, giving the protein MLLKLRIENLALIDELEWSVAPGLNVLTGETGAGKSIIIDCLKLLTGEKSLLSFLKNKEKTGLVEGEFQLSGECWERVSSLCQERGIEEVDNPFFVLRREIRPTGSTRQFINGALIPLSLLKEIGENLIDVLGPHDHQSLFDKKIQLKLLDSFGGLEQHVLRVKNAYENYQKLLKKKESFSLEELLKKKQDLNRKLFEINAANLVCGEENEIDNKLNLARAGWKLCDCITQLRSILSQNNPSILSSLSTLHKLLCTVEKIDPQFGSQAISLEQSANRDLLELDRLVEDYFSRIEIDPDELEKLEQRKNFLQNLKRKFALSIEEIIQLKNQIIDEIAQAEKEEKLIQSLNQEENLAKENLLKEASLLSMMRKKTAQTLTSSIQKVLKSLGFAQSDFSISFEKKDKISPSGQDDIEFLFSPNPGMPLKPLKEIASSGEAARVMLALKTVLATVDPIPILVFDEIDANIGGEIAWNVSALLRELSARHQILCITHLPSMAAGGNAHFKVLKEQDEKSTRVLLKEIVAEDRLREIARMLGGVNEESVRLAQRLLLSATKEN; this is encoded by the coding sequence ATGTTGCTCAAACTAAGGATCGAAAATCTAGCCCTTATTGATGAGCTTGAATGGTCTGTTGCTCCTGGACTTAATGTTTTAACAGGAGAAACAGGGGCAGGAAAATCCATCATCATTGATTGCTTGAAGTTATTAACAGGAGAGAAGTCTCTTCTTTCATTCCTTAAAAATAAAGAAAAAACAGGCTTGGTCGAAGGAGAATTCCAATTATCCGGGGAATGTTGGGAAAGAGTGTCGAGCTTATGCCAAGAAAGAGGAATTGAAGAAGTTGATAACCCTTTTTTTGTTCTTAGAAGGGAAATCCGTCCCACAGGATCAACTCGTCAATTTATAAATGGAGCTCTTATCCCCCTTTCGCTTTTAAAAGAGATTGGCGAAAACCTCATTGATGTTCTTGGTCCTCATGACCACCAATCCCTGTTTGATAAAAAAATCCAACTCAAACTGCTCGATAGTTTTGGGGGTTTAGAGCAGCATGTTTTGCGAGTAAAAAATGCCTATGAAAATTACCAAAAACTATTAAAGAAAAAGGAATCATTTTCTTTGGAAGAGCTGCTTAAAAAAAAGCAGGATCTAAACCGTAAACTTTTTGAAATTAATGCCGCAAATCTTGTTTGCGGAGAGGAAAATGAGATTGACAACAAATTAAACTTAGCGAGGGCCGGTTGGAAACTGTGTGATTGTATTACGCAGTTGCGTTCTATCCTTTCTCAGAACAATCCTTCAATTCTATCATCCCTATCTACTCTCCATAAGCTGCTTTGTACTGTTGAAAAAATTGATCCCCAATTCGGATCCCAAGCCATATCTTTAGAACAGTCCGCCAACCGGGATTTATTAGAGCTCGATAGACTCGTTGAAGATTATTTTTCTAGAATTGAAATCGATCCCGATGAACTGGAAAAACTCGAACAGAGGAAAAATTTTCTACAAAATTTGAAAAGGAAATTTGCTTTAAGCATCGAAGAAATTATTCAGTTGAAAAACCAGATTATTGATGAAATCGCACAAGCTGAAAAAGAAGAAAAGCTTATCCAATCCCTTAACCAAGAAGAAAATCTAGCCAAAGAGAATCTTTTAAAAGAAGCTTCGCTTTTAAGCATGATGCGTAAAAAAACAGCTCAAACACTCACATCTTCTATCCAAAAGGTCCTTAAATCCCTGGGATTTGCACAATCGGATTTTTCAATCAGTTTTGAAAAAAAAGATAAAATAAGTCCCTCTGGTCAAGATGATATCGAATTTCTTTTTTCCCCTAACCCGGGTATGCCTCTTAAACCTCTTAAAGAAATTGCATCCAGTGGCGAAGCAGCCAGAGTAATGCTGGCCCTCAAAACTGTTCTGGCTACCGTTGATCCCATTCCAATTCTTGTTTTTGATGAAATCGATGCTAACATTGGAGGAGAAATAGCCTGGAATGTAAGCGCCTTATTAAGGGAACTGTCAGCACGGCATCAAATCCTTTGTATTACCCACCTTCCTTCTATGGCTGCCGGAGGCAATGCCCATTTTAAAGTGCTAAAAGAACAAGATGAAAAATCCACTCGAGTCCTCCTCAAGGAAATTGTGGCTGAAGATCGTTTAAGAGAAATAGCAAGAATGCTGGGTGGAGTAAACGAGGAGTCGGTTAGGCTTGCCCAAAGACTGTTGCTGTCTGCTACAAAAGAAAATTGA
- the prfB gene encoding peptide chain release factor 2 (programmed frameshift), which yields MIDLKLIADKLSELNQRVVVLRGFLDPQQIEKELQHLEKQMTDPGFWQAPEKAEKALSRAKELKAKLTDYQTVYSRLKDIEALFDLLKESEDPSLEIELEKEINDYSRLLESLEVRLVLSDPMDQKNAILSIHSGAGGTEACDWAAMLLRMYQRYAERHGYKVSLIDILPGEEAGIKSASILVSGSYAYGYLKAERGVHRLVRISPFNAQGKRQTSFASVDVVAEVDESIEIDIKDSDLRIDVFRSGGHGGQGVNTTDSAVRITHLPTGIVVVCQNERSQIQNKATAMKILRSRLYELEKDKKRAEMERIYGQKGEIGWGRQIRSYVLQPYKMVKDLRTGLTQSQVEEVLDGDLDSFIWSYLLGKKKGDPSPELQET from the exons ATGATAGACCTTAAACTTATCGCCGATAAACTTTCTGAACTGAATCAAAGGGTTGTTGTCTTAAGGGGGTTTCTT GACCCTCAACAGATTGAAAAAGAACTCCAGCACTTAGAAAAGCAGATGACAGATCCTGGTTTTTGGCAGGCACCTGAAAAAGCTGAAAAAGCCTTATCCAGAGCAAAAGAACTCAAAGCCAAACTGACCGATTACCAAACTGTCTATAGCCGGCTAAAAGATATAGAAGCTCTTTTTGATCTCTTAAAAGAAAGTGAAGATCCCTCTCTAGAAATAGAGCTAGAAAAAGAAATCAATGATTATTCTAGGCTTCTCGAAAGTCTAGAGGTCAGACTTGTTCTTTCCGACCCAATGGATCAGAAAAATGCGATTTTATCAATTCATTCTGGGGCAGGAGGAACCGAAGCCTGTGATTGGGCTGCCATGCTTTTACGGATGTACCAAAGATATGCTGAAAGACATGGTTATAAAGTCAGCCTGATTGACATTCTTCCTGGGGAAGAAGCGGGCATTAAATCAGCTTCTATTCTTGTATCTGGAAGTTATGCCTATGGTTATCTCAAAGCAGAGCGGGGTGTCCACCGCCTGGTCAGAATTTCACCTTTTAATGCACAAGGCAAAAGACAGACTTCTTTTGCTTCTGTTGATGTTGTAGCTGAAGTGGACGAAAGCATTGAAATTGATATTAAAGATAGTGATCTACGCATAGATGTCTTTCGATCTGGAGGCCATGGGGGCCAAGGAGTTAATACCACGGATTCTGCAGTGCGCATTACCCATTTACCCACCGGTATAGTCGTTGTTTGCCAAAATGAAAGAAGCCAAATCCAGAACAAGGCAACAGCAATGAAGATACTGCGCTCACGGCTTTATGAACTAGAAAAAGACAAAAAAAGAGCAGAAATGGAAAGAATCTATGGCCAAAAAGGAGAAATTGGCTGGGGAAGACAAATTCGTTCCTATGTCTTACAACCGTATAAGATGGTTAAGGACTTGAGAACAGGGCTAACCCAATCCCAGGTTGAAGAAGTTCTTGATGGGGATCTCGATTCTTTCATCTGGTCTTATTTGCTCGGCAAAAAGAAAGGAGATCCATCCCCTGAATTACAGGAAACTTGA
- the moaC gene encoding cyclic pyranopterin monophosphate synthase MoaC: MELDYTKNEEPHFSHLSSSGEARMVKVSEKPEQKRTAIAEGFIALSQRTLELLKAKAIPKGDVLTVSKIASIMAAKKTAEFIPLAHPIGLTFADTTFEIEDKGIKVVATAESVSKTGVELEALVMVSIALLTLYDMCKAVDKSMIIGPIKLVEKKKE, encoded by the coding sequence ATGGAGCTAGATTATACAAAAAACGAAGAACCCCACTTTTCCCATCTTTCTTCTTCGGGTGAAGCAAGAATGGTTAAAGTGTCTGAAAAACCAGAACAAAAAAGGACCGCTATTGCTGAAGGGTTTATAGCTCTTTCGCAACGAACCCTTGAACTGTTAAAAGCAAAAGCTATTCCTAAAGGAGATGTTTTAACCGTTTCTAAAATTGCTTCAATCATGGCTGCAAAGAAGACGGCGGAATTTATTCCTTTGGCGCATCCTATTGGACTGACTTTCGCGGATACCACTTTTGAAATTGAAGATAAGGGAATAAAAGTGGTTGCGACGGCTGAGTCTGTTTCCAAGACAGGGGTAGAGTTAGAAGCTTTAGTAATGGTTTCTATAGCTCTCTTGACTCTTTATGACATGTGTAAGGCGGTTGATAAATCGATGATTATTGGGCCTATCAAGCTTGTAGAGAAAAAGAAGGAATGA
- the mog gene encoding molybdopterin adenylyltransferase, which yields MKIGRITLSDRASAGIYKDKSGPEIERVIKNLFAEPLEFVSVLIPDDKDQIVSELSRLVDELDCPLVLTTGGTGPSLRDVTPEATKLVLDKELPGFGEIMRMESYKKVRTAILSRATAGIRKRSLIINLPGNPSAISECLSLLGEAIAECLDHIRGYRPALASKPTKNGGPS from the coding sequence ATGAAAATTGGACGCATAACGCTGAGTGATCGCGCTTCTGCAGGGATATATAAGGATAAAAGTGGACCTGAAATAGAAAGAGTTATCAAAAATCTCTTTGCAGAACCTCTTGAGTTTGTATCCGTATTGATCCCTGATGATAAAGATCAGATCGTTTCTGAATTAAGCCGGCTTGTAGACGAACTGGATTGTCCTCTTGTTTTGACTACAGGGGGTACGGGGCCCAGTTTGAGGGATGTGACCCCTGAAGCGACAAAACTTGTCCTGGATAAAGAACTTCCTGGATTTGGAGAAATTATGAGAATGGAGTCTTACAAAAAGGTTAGGACAGCAATTCTGTCGCGAGCCACAGCGGGTATCAGGAAACGCTCCCTGATCATCAACTTGCCGGGCAATCCTTCGGCTATTTCTGAATGCTTATCCTTGCTTGGCGAAGCGATTGCCGAATGTTTAGACCACATTCGAGGCTATAGACCCGCTTTGGCCAGTAAGCCTACAAAGAATGGTGGACCGAGTTGA
- the hisI gene encoding phosphoribosyl-AMP cyclohydrolase, with translation MNEESKPTVFEIEEGNKLLPRFDLHEFLPCITLDADTGEVLMLGYMNREALEKTIKTGLATYYSRSRKKIWVKGEESGFFQHVKDIFIDDDQDTILLKVKVDGGASCHVGYRSCFYRKLKKGSNEELEFTETHKVFDPKIVYKHA, from the coding sequence ATGAACGAAGAGAGTAAACCTACAGTTTTTGAAATTGAAGAAGGTAACAAGTTATTACCTCGATTTGATCTACATGAGTTCCTTCCCTGTATAACACTTGATGCTGACACGGGGGAAGTGCTTATGTTAGGTTACATGAATAGAGAAGCATTAGAGAAAACGATAAAAACCGGTCTTGCAACCTATTATAGCCGATCACGTAAGAAAATTTGGGTCAAAGGAGAAGAGTCAGGTTTCTTTCAGCATGTTAAAGACATTTTTATTGACGATGATCAAGATACGATACTTTTAAAAGTCAAGGTTGATGGAGGTGCGTCTTGCCATGTAGGCTATAGAAGTTGTTTTTATAGGAAGTTAAAAAAGGGGAGTAACGAAGAGCTAGAATTTACTGAAACACATAAGGTCTTTGATCCTAAAATCGTTTATAAACACGCTTAA
- a CDS encoding acyl-CoA reductase has protein sequence MHTLERIELLDEVCKLFPETGFKGKEDLAALLELELKSLTALDEFFSYGHGKTKAIAPSQIYHVLAANTPIAGYQSLLLGLLLGSFNAVQCPKPVKNSLFRFVSSLPQKLQHKVELYDEFNINAFENSDCIVVFGQQKTIEYFKNLTPTHKRFIGHGHKVSLIWAGRVEEVNREKMALISRDISLYSQLGCLSPQSILIEENSSSEKIESFCQVLADSLRQDMSIQSQSLDIDELAAIKQHRDCAKALGWALWESSLLEPNPWTVILRKSPIFEPTCGYRTIYVDLIEKSKLEDWLKPIKGMISTVGVFEKMPENIISIFIESATSRFCPIGSMQQPAAFWHHDGRTRLQEMVRWVDWE, from the coding sequence ATGCATACTCTGGAGAGAATTGAGCTGCTTGACGAAGTCTGCAAGCTTTTCCCCGAGACCGGATTCAAGGGCAAAGAAGATCTTGCTGCCCTTTTAGAGCTTGAACTTAAAAGTTTAACAGCCTTGGATGAATTTTTTTCTTATGGTCATGGAAAAACAAAAGCGATTGCTCCTTCACAAATCTATCATGTGCTTGCAGCCAACACTCCCATAGCAGGGTACCAGAGCCTTTTGCTCGGGCTTCTTTTGGGATCTTTCAATGCAGTTCAATGTCCAAAGCCTGTTAAAAATTCCCTTTTTCGTTTTGTCTCTTCTCTTCCCCAAAAATTACAGCATAAAGTTGAACTCTATGACGAGTTCAATATAAATGCTTTTGAAAACTCCGATTGCATTGTGGTTTTCGGACAACAAAAAACAATCGAATATTTTAAAAACCTTACCCCTACGCATAAAAGGTTTATTGGTCATGGGCATAAAGTAAGCCTTATTTGGGCAGGTAGAGTCGAAGAAGTTAATCGGGAAAAAATGGCGCTGATCAGCCGTGACATTAGTCTTTACAGCCAATTAGGTTGTCTTTCTCCCCAATCGATCCTTATCGAAGAAAACTCTTCTAGTGAAAAAATAGAATCTTTTTGTCAAGTCCTTGCTGATAGCCTCAGACAGGACATGTCCATCCAAAGCCAATCCCTAGATATCGATGAACTTGCCGCCATCAAGCAACATAGAGATTGTGCTAAAGCATTAGGATGGGCTTTATGGGAAAGCAGTCTTTTGGAACCCAACCCATGGACAGTCATCCTAAGAAAAAGCCCTATTTTCGAACCAACCTGCGGCTACCGCACTATCTATGTAGACCTGATTGAAAAATCGAAACTTGAAGATTGGCTTAAACCCATAAAAGGCATGATCAGTACGGTTGGGGTATTTGAAAAAATGCCCGAAAACATCATTTCGATTTTTATAGAGTCAGCTACATCCAGATTTTGCCCCATCGGGAGCATGCAACAGCCTGCCGCTTTCTGGCATCATGATGGAAGGACCAGGCTTCAAGAAATGGTTCGATGGGTAGATTGGGAATAA
- a CDS encoding LuxE/PaaK family acyltransferase has product MKEKAKKLPASFFQDPCNRRWWIDQIVSLRKNPQNFDNLALFLFEFQKNHCAVYKTFCQCFPQDISSWRDIPALPQELFKKTTVFCHDINKAGFYYLSSGTTSGARGKHNFLDNTVYKAISVLGAVQAEIPIDQVHLHFLVPSSKEEPHSSLSAMFSFWAEKNPFPSHFWIKNNVLQTKSFRQTLTEQIIANRKVGVCGTAFSFAYLMDNEPNDPMILPQGSFILETGGMKGKHREVDRKEFYLRLSSYFGLPQDQIVSEYGMTELSTQAYSRGYDGEFQLPPWARVLIIDPRTDQECQVGQRGLIRWIDLANVDSVLCIQTLDIGIRTPKSFFLLGRSIKATPRGCSLSFEEMSSF; this is encoded by the coding sequence ATGAAAGAAAAAGCTAAAAAACTGCCCGCAAGTTTTTTTCAAGATCCTTGTAATAGGCGATGGTGGATTGACCAGATTGTTTCTCTAAGAAAAAATCCTCAAAATTTTGATAACCTAGCCTTGTTTTTGTTTGAATTTCAAAAAAACCATTGCGCTGTCTATAAAACTTTTTGCCAATGTTTTCCGCAAGATATTTCATCTTGGAGAGATATTCCAGCTCTCCCTCAAGAACTTTTTAAAAAAACAACTGTTTTTTGCCATGACATAAATAAAGCTGGCTTTTACTATCTATCTAGCGGGACTACTTCTGGAGCAAGGGGAAAACATAATTTTCTGGACAATACGGTTTACAAAGCTATCTCAGTGCTTGGAGCTGTGCAAGCGGAAATCCCCATAGATCAGGTTCATCTGCATTTTCTAGTCCCTTCCTCCAAAGAAGAACCCCACTCTTCCCTATCTGCCATGTTCTCGTTCTGGGCGGAGAAAAATCCCTTTCCTTCCCATTTTTGGATCAAAAACAACGTATTACAAACCAAATCCTTTAGGCAAACGCTCACCGAACAGATCATCGCCAATAGAAAAGTAGGAGTCTGCGGAACGGCTTTCAGCTTTGCTTATCTCATGGACAACGAGCCTAATGATCCAATGATTCTCCCTCAAGGTTCTTTCATCCTTGAAACAGGTGGCATGAAAGGAAAACACAGAGAAGTTGACAGAAAAGAATTTTACCTAAGACTTTCTTCTTATTTTGGTTTACCTCAAGATCAAATAGTGAGTGAATACGGGATGACAGAATTGTCTACTCAGGCTTATTCGCGTGGATATGACGGGGAATTTCAGCTTCCCCCATGGGCCAGAGTCCTCATTATTGATCCTCGAACTGATCAAGAGTGTCAAGTAGGTCAAAGAGGATTGATTCGCTGGATTGACCTTGCCAATGTTGACTCTGTCTTATGCATCCAAACATTGGATATCGGTATAAGAACCCCAAAAAGCTTCTTTCTTTTAGGCAGGTCGATAAAAGCTACTCCAAGAGGATGTTCATTAAGTTTCGAAGAAATGTCCTCTTTTTAA
- a CDS encoding bactofilin family protein, which translates to MQNKNDQTFLSPSISLDGELWVKDKAVVNCHFHGKIRVDGKLEILSGAVIEGEVYAQAIEIDAGATINGKIVIGKRNLNS; encoded by the coding sequence ATGCAAAACAAAAATGACCAGACTTTTTTGTCTCCTTCTATTAGCCTTGACGGAGAGTTATGGGTAAAAGATAAGGCGGTTGTCAATTGTCATTTTCATGGAAAGATAAGAGTAGATGGAAAATTAGAGATTCTTTCTGGAGCTGTGATTGAAGGAGAAGTTTATGCACAAGCCATAGAAATTGATGCAGGAGCGACAATCAATGGGAAAATAGTAATCGGAAAAAGAAATCTAAACAGTTAA
- a CDS encoding polymer-forming cytoskeletal protein, which translates to MNKKTQIVCCPFCGNTQTESKWALSTLCKKCGHYIGLASKKEDHLFSSVSLLPKTRELTCPYCNHSQKIYAEAISVGCSHCGAYLYVENLYVKGKIKRKLSTLGDIQFGHGSEYSGPAVQGRKIWVRGIIHASIKALEEIEFSSKCMVKGIVHSPRVVINRFCSVKVKEIISRELIVKGVVECEKLIARDFLKIESFGHLTTEKILTNRLVAEPFSHLEAEFKTYSSLCPQGQKNFVELGEERLFWI; encoded by the coding sequence TTGAATAAAAAAACACAAATCGTCTGTTGCCCTTTTTGTGGGAATACTCAAACTGAGTCCAAATGGGCCCTATCAACTCTTTGTAAAAAATGTGGCCATTATATAGGTTTAGCCTCCAAGAAAGAAGACCATCTTTTTAGTTCTGTCTCTTTATTGCCAAAAACTCGCGAGTTGACCTGTCCTTATTGTAACCATTCTCAGAAAATTTATGCTGAAGCAATTTCTGTGGGATGTTCCCATTGTGGAGCTTATCTTTATGTGGAGAATCTCTATGTAAAGGGTAAAATAAAAAGGAAACTTTCTACGCTTGGAGATATCCAATTTGGTCACGGTTCAGAGTACTCAGGGCCAGCAGTACAGGGAAGAAAAATATGGGTTAGGGGGATTATTCATGCCTCTATCAAGGCATTGGAAGAAATAGAATTCTCTTCTAAATGCATGGTCAAGGGGATAGTCCATTCTCCTCGAGTAGTCATTAACCGGTTTTGTTCTGTCAAAGTCAAAGAGATTATTAGTCGAGAGCTTATCGTGAAAGGGGTAGTTGAGTGTGAAAAGCTCATAGCGCGGGATTTCCTAAAAATTGAGTCTTTTGGTCATTTAACCACAGAAAAAATATTGACTAATAGGCTAGTTGCTGAACCTTTTTCTCATTTAGAAGCCGAATTTAAAACTTATTCTTCTCTTTGCCCTCAAGGGCAAAAAAACTTCGTTGAGCTGGGTGAAGAAAGACTATTTTGGATTTGA
- a CDS encoding small basic protein, with protein MSQHRSYRSGSLLAAKRNVLKRYERINILKKQGKWKDGDKVLGLPKTKPV; from the coding sequence ATGTCCCAACATAGAAGTTATCGTAGTGGTTCGTTGCTTGCAGCTAAAAGAAATGTTCTTAAAAGATACGAAAGAATTAATATATTAAAGAAACAGGGAAAATGGAAGGATGGAGATAAAGTCCTTGGGTTACCCAAGACAAAACCGGTTTGA
- a CDS encoding ChaN family lipoprotein, whose protein sequence is MNRLFIICLLQLCALTKALATANSWLDLLHGTLVDQQEVLSDLSRSRIIYLGEVHTLKSHHKAQLDILRLLNKRHVPLALALESLEAKDQAYINRFIQGQLSFDQFSAMISWQKKWPNYLDYRPLCLFAQKHHIPIIGIDISHSIPSRIAKYGYSSLTEKEKELYPLTSLSSLYRNFLSPFLSVHSFMDNKRIAYAIEAQRVREAFMAKQITNFLQSPLGIKRTVCVITGEIHIRYGLGIPQLCQRYPQRIILFGSKEPIKLTAKEIQMSKKVSLAHKQFSFIRSPVADYFELLEK, encoded by the coding sequence GTGAACAGGCTCTTTATTATTTGTTTACTCCAGCTGTGTGCTCTCACAAAAGCATTGGCCACAGCAAACAGCTGGTTAGACCTTTTGCATGGTACTCTTGTAGATCAGCAAGAAGTCTTGAGCGACCTTTCCCGATCAAGGATCATTTATCTAGGAGAGGTGCATACCTTGAAAAGCCATCATAAAGCCCAGTTAGATATTCTGCGACTGCTTAACAAGAGGCATGTGCCTCTTGCTTTAGCTCTGGAATCTTTGGAAGCCAAAGATCAAGCCTACATTAATCGGTTTATACAAGGTCAGTTAAGTTTTGACCAATTTTCAGCAATGATTAGCTGGCAAAAAAAATGGCCCAATTATCTTGATTATCGTCCCCTCTGCCTTTTTGCTCAAAAACATCATATTCCTATTATAGGAATAGACATTAGCCACTCTATACCTTCCCGAATTGCAAAATACGGCTATAGCTCCCTGACTGAAAAAGAAAAAGAACTTTATCCCCTGACTTCCCTATCTTCTCTCTACAGAAATTTTTTATCGCCCTTTTTATCCGTTCATTCTTTCATGGATAACAAAAGGATAGCCTATGCTATAGAGGCCCAAAGGGTAAGAGAAGCCTTTATGGCTAAGCAAATCACAAACTTCCTTCAATCTCCTCTTGGAATAAAAAGGACAGTCTGTGTTATAACTGGAGAGATCCATATTCGTTATGGACTAGGCATTCCACAATTATGCCAGCGATATCCTCAACGGATTATTCTTTTTGGCTCAAAAGAACCCATTAAGCTTACTGCAAAAGAGATCCAAATGAGCAAGAAAGTAAGCTTAGCACATAAACAATTTTCTTTTATCCGGTCCCCTGTAGCCGACTATTTTGAACTGCTGGAAAAATGA